In Aquiflexum balticum DSM 16537, a single genomic region encodes these proteins:
- a CDS encoding LysR family transcriptional regulator, with amino-acid sequence MTIELRHLEYFRAVAEELNFGRAAERLFISQPGLSRQIKQMEEILEVQLFERTKRKVELTAAGHYLKSEVDYIFNHLELTKSQLKEIATGNIGELRIGFLGSAAHTVLPELLVKISQQFPGIRTTMEELSNTLQVEMLEKDKLDLGFVRLARVPEVLQMKMVHQDTFSVVLPLDHHLAEHEFKHVGQLKEENFILFSHDYSSIYYDKIMSICEDQGFSPRITHKSVHALTIFKLVEAGLGVAIVPTSLRQGYDLKVKFIELDKIKQKTELYAVWKKGNRNPAVSKVLGLLK; translated from the coding sequence ATGACAATTGAATTAAGACACCTAGAATACTTCCGTGCCGTAGCCGAAGAACTGAATTTCGGCAGGGCAGCAGAGCGCTTGTTTATCTCCCAACCTGGTCTCAGCCGACAGATCAAACAGATGGAAGAGATCCTGGAGGTGCAGTTGTTTGAAAGAACCAAAAGAAAAGTGGAACTAACGGCTGCTGGGCATTACCTCAAGTCGGAGGTGGACTATATCTTCAATCACCTCGAACTCACCAAATCCCAACTTAAGGAAATTGCAACAGGGAATATCGGGGAGTTAAGAATAGGCTTTCTGGGTTCTGCTGCCCATACTGTTCTGCCCGAACTGCTGGTAAAAATCTCCCAACAATTCCCGGGTATCCGGACTACCATGGAGGAACTCAGCAATACTTTGCAGGTAGAAATGCTGGAAAAAGACAAATTGGATTTGGGTTTTGTGCGATTGGCACGGGTTCCTGAAGTACTTCAGATGAAAATGGTGCATCAGGATACTTTCTCTGTGGTATTGCCTTTGGACCACCATTTGGCAGAACATGAGTTTAAACATGTAGGCCAATTGAAAGAAGAAAACTTTATTCTCTTTTCCCATGACTATTCTTCCATTTATTATGATAAGATCATGTCCATTTGCGAGGATCAGGGTTTTTCTCCCCGTATCACACACAAATCTGTCCATGCCCTGACCATTTTCAAATTGGTGGAAGCAGGATTGGGAGTCGCCATTGTGCCGACATCACTTCGCCAAGGTTACGATTTGAAGGTGAAGTTTATTGAGCTGGACAAGATCAAGCAAAAAACGGAGCTCTATGCGGTTTGGAAGAAGGGGAATAGGAATCCGGCGGTTTCTAAAGTTTTGGGGTTGTTGAAATGA
- a CDS encoding AbrB/MazE/SpoVT family DNA-binding domain-containing protein produces METKIRKIGNSSGIILPKALIDKYDLAEVIIEDHGDGIIIKPAKKSMFQTKMEEARKNKKAIYSEIEKQASHPEMKVFYEREAEDWDGIDTEIMD; encoded by the coding sequence ATGGAAACTAAAATCAGAAAAATCGGTAACAGCAGCGGGATTATTTTGCCCAAAGCATTGATTGATAAATATGATCTTGCTGAGGTAATAATAGAAGATCATGGTGATGGAATTATCATCAAACCGGCTAAGAAATCTATGTTTCAGACCAAAATGGAAGAGGCTAGGAAAAACAAAAAAGCTATCTATTCTGAAATAGAAAAGCAGGCTTCTCATCCAGAAATGAAGGTCTTTTATGAACGGGAAGCAGAGGATTGGGATGGCATAGATACTGAAATCATGGATTGA
- a CDS encoding type II toxin-antitoxin system PemK/MazF family toxin: protein MKNGEIWLVNFEPQVGQEIRKTRPAIIVNSDSFGVLPLKVVVPLTDGAKAGMAWMARIYPNKQNGLSKESLADCFQVKSLSERRFVKKLGSLSDEETAEVKVCLAKVLELF from the coding sequence ATGAAAAACGGAGAGATATGGTTGGTAAATTTTGAACCGCAGGTTGGCCAAGAGATAAGAAAGACCAGACCAGCCATCATTGTCAATTCTGATTCCTTTGGTGTCTTACCATTAAAAGTGGTAGTTCCCCTTACTGATGGAGCGAAGGCAGGTATGGCATGGATGGCCAGAATTTATCCCAATAAGCAAAATGGATTAAGTAAGGAATCTTTGGCGGACTGCTTTCAAGTCAAAAGCCTTTCTGAAAGAAGGTTTGTAAAGAAGTTGGGCAGTCTTTCAGATGAGGAAACGGCAGAAGTAAAGGTTTGCTTGGCAAAGGTTTTGGAATTATTTTAA
- a CDS encoding type II toxin-antitoxin system VapB family antitoxin produces MKVTAIIPDDLIAEAMELSKAETITETLKIALHTYIRSQKIKELGVMILSEPLEFKYTSQELRELNRK; encoded by the coding sequence ATGAAAGTTACAGCAATAATACCTGATGATTTGATAGCCGAAGCGATGGAACTTTCCAAAGCAGAAACCATCACCGAAACCTTAAAAATTGCTTTACACACTTACATCCGATCCCAAAAAATAAAAGAATTGGGAGTCATGATATTGAGTGAACCTTTGGAATTTAAATATACCTCTCAAGAATTACGTGAGTTGAATAGAAAATGA
- a CDS encoding PIN domain-containing protein: MKGVVFDTSIWIEYLKGNSEYFSICQELLENGRVWSLELIFAELFQGAKGKREMNLIMDYVSNVPLIDEPLLIIEAGMLSNELNLINEGVGLIDAVIIHSVRKNQLQLWTLDKKIRRVIGYDFLFRS, encoded by the coding sequence ATGAAAGGAGTTGTTTTTGATACCTCAATCTGGATTGAATATTTAAAGGGGAACTCGGAGTACTTTTCTATTTGTCAGGAACTCTTGGAAAACGGGAGAGTTTGGAGCTTAGAGCTGATTTTTGCAGAGTTATTTCAGGGAGCCAAAGGCAAAAGGGAAATGAATTTGATCATGGATTACGTGTCGAATGTTCCATTGATCGATGAGCCACTTCTGATTATTGAGGCAGGAATGCTTTCCAATGAACTTAATTTGATCAATGAAGGGGTAGGATTGATAGATGCAGTAATCATCCATTCCGTCAGAAAAAACCAACTTCAGCTTTGGACTTTGGATAAAAAGATAAGAAGAGTAATTGGATATGATTTTTTGTTTAGGAGTTGA
- a CDS encoding helix-turn-helix domain-containing protein — translation MKQPLLGQKILEWRKAKGLTQEEVVERCNINVRTIQRIEAGEVTPRSFTVKAILEVLEVNPEEVKNLQLEKEEVSQPSNLNSWLRFSFIAGIIYLILAIVESVIDFQLFIEKSSFSAGFGYFYTILKMSVLVFFFLFTGAFYKLGEAFSNLLLKVMAIFLMILTGAIILEDIVTYWMGIDIVSGLLLRSMMAGLVYVLFATSFLHLSKHKGITYIIVGALGMVTGICFMTFIFALPGLFFLTIFEISLIVLLYQEYRKSSPDNPLSYISQERVFQ, via the coding sequence ATGAAACAACCGCTATTAGGCCAGAAAATCCTGGAATGGAGAAAGGCCAAAGGATTGACCCAAGAAGAAGTCGTGGAGCGCTGCAATATCAATGTGCGCACCATTCAAAGGATTGAAGCAGGGGAAGTTACCCCAAGGTCTTTTACTGTAAAAGCTATATTGGAAGTATTGGAAGTCAACCCGGAAGAAGTGAAAAATCTTCAATTGGAGAAGGAAGAAGTGTCCCAACCAAGTAATTTAAATTCTTGGCTCAGGTTTTCCTTTATCGCAGGGATCATATATTTGATCTTGGCCATAGTGGAGTCTGTGATAGATTTTCAGCTTTTTATCGAAAAGTCAAGCTTTTCTGCGGGATTTGGATATTTCTATACAATCCTCAAAATGTCAGTTCTGGTTTTCTTCTTCCTATTTACAGGGGCATTTTATAAACTGGGAGAAGCTTTTTCAAATTTGCTTTTGAAAGTCATGGCCATCTTTCTGATGATATTGACGGGAGCGATCATTCTGGAAGACATTGTGACTTATTGGATGGGAATTGACATTGTTTCCGGGCTTCTATTAAGGTCAATGATGGCTGGATTGGTCTATGTGTTGTTTGCAACAAGTTTTCTTCATCTTTCTAAACATAAAGGCATCACTTATATTATTGTAGGTGCATTGGGAATGGTAACTGGAATCTGTTTTATGACTTTCATATTTGCTTTGCCAGGACTGTTTTTCCTTACCATTTTCGAAATTTCCCTGATAGTATTGCTTTACCAAGAATATAGAAAATCCTCTCCTGACAATCCTTTGTCTTATATTTCTCAAGAAAGGGTTTTTCAATAA
- a CDS encoding MFS transporter yields the protein MSQQTFVSKAYELITDEGEERTCESISEKSCKETPGNFFKNVFSGSLSKLAEQLVSPGTTLPWILAALGVPNLFTGALVPIKDAGSLLPQLFVSAKIRAYAVRKWFWVIPALIQALALFTMAFVVFETKGSTAGILILSLLLLFSLASGVASISFKDVIGKTIPKGKRGQLLAVRSTIGGILTLAAGVFILQDLEGRQDHIMLFWLVMSGAILWVFSAFLFALIAEEKGATEGGRSPINEIKHAWKFWKEDSNLRRFIFTRGLLMAIPLAQPFFVVLGKEELGSEVNNLGVMVIAAGIANIISSPFWGRFADQSSRKLMVWVSVLGMVNISLMALFPFWPESLQNIYTFAVLFLIQVMAHGGARLSRKTYLVDFAPEKERPLYVSLSNTMIGIFTLIAAGLGSLSSFFGIQAMLFVFVGLLGLGLFLALKLKEV from the coding sequence ATGTCCCAGCAAACTTTTGTCTCTAAAGCCTACGAACTGATCACTGATGAAGGGGAAGAAAGGACCTGCGAGTCGATCTCCGAAAAATCCTGCAAAGAAACTCCGGGTAATTTTTTCAAAAATGTCTTCAGTGGATCCCTTTCCAAATTGGCCGAGCAGTTGGTCAGCCCCGGGACAACCCTGCCTTGGATTTTGGCAGCTTTAGGCGTACCGAATCTCTTTACCGGGGCTTTGGTACCTATCAAAGATGCCGGGTCATTGTTGCCACAGCTTTTTGTTTCTGCAAAAATAAGAGCTTATGCAGTAAGAAAATGGTTTTGGGTTATTCCGGCTTTGATTCAGGCTTTGGCTTTGTTTACAATGGCTTTTGTGGTTTTTGAGACTAAAGGAAGTACAGCGGGAATTTTGATCTTGAGCCTCTTACTGCTTTTCAGTTTGGCAAGTGGGGTGGCAAGCATCAGTTTCAAGGACGTCATAGGAAAAACCATCCCCAAAGGGAAAAGGGGGCAGTTGTTGGCTGTGCGGTCCACCATAGGGGGTATTTTGACTTTGGCAGCAGGCGTTTTTATTCTTCAGGACCTGGAAGGTAGACAGGATCACATCATGTTGTTTTGGCTGGTGATGTCGGGAGCAATCCTATGGGTTTTCTCTGCCTTTTTGTTTGCTTTGATTGCAGAAGAAAAGGGAGCGACAGAAGGAGGGAGGTCTCCAATAAACGAAATCAAGCATGCATGGAAGTTTTGGAAAGAAGACAGCAATCTGAGACGCTTTATTTTTACCCGAGGGCTTTTGATGGCAATTCCATTGGCACAACCCTTTTTTGTAGTGTTGGGAAAAGAGGAATTGGGCAGCGAAGTAAATAATTTAGGTGTTATGGTGATAGCCGCTGGAATAGCTAATATTATCAGCAGCCCATTTTGGGGCAGATTTGCCGATCAATCCAGTCGTAAGCTGATGGTCTGGGTTTCTGTTTTGGGAATGGTCAATATTTCCCTGATGGCTTTGTTTCCATTTTGGCCTGAATCTTTGCAGAATATTTACACATTCGCCGTACTCTTCCTGATTCAGGTGATGGCACATGGAGGGGCAAGGTTGAGCAGGAAAACTTATCTGGTAGACTTTGCCCCGGAAAAAGAAAGACCACTTTATGTATCCCTTTCCAATACCATGATCGGAATCTTTACCCTGATTGCAGCAGGTTTGGGAAGTTTGTCTTCTTTCTTTGGTATTCAGGCAATGCTATTCGTATTTGTAGGCTTGCTTGGCTTGGGGTTGTTTTTGGCTTTGAAGTTGAAGGAGGTTTAA